The following are encoded together in the bacterium genome:
- a CDS encoding amidase: MSDELALLDATAQAELVRRREATPLDLVDAAIARCQRLNPELNAVTLPALEQARARAAAADLPRGPFHGVPFLMKDLGGIEGGRPYTAGMRCLKDANWTETTNAYLTDKLLAAGLVILGRTNTPELGLLPTTEPAAFGATRNPWQPSHSPGGSSGGSAAAVAAGIVPAAHASDGGGSIRIPAAHCGLVGLKPTRGRNSFGPGAGERWNGFSSEFVVTRSVRDAAALLDVTNGAMPGDPYAAAPPSRPYTAALQTPPRRLRVGLMRSAPPDRGFALHPECRATAERAAQLLESLGHVVEVAHPPALDDVGPLQQFVTVVAANIARLLDATGDKLGRALTPDDVEPLTWAIGERGRQLSAAQLLAALEAVHGFGRALAAWWRDGFDLLLTPTTAQPPPPLGHLCSPPDQPFLGFMRSAPYGAYTSAFNLSGQPAISLPLGWTADGLPLGAQLVAATGGEDLLLQVAAQLEEAAPWAGRRPPVHA, encoded by the coding sequence ATGTCCGACGAGCTCGCCCTCCTCGATGCCACCGCGCAGGCGGAGCTGGTGCGGCGCCGCGAGGCGACGCCGCTAGACCTGGTGGACGCCGCGATCGCCCGCTGCCAGCGCCTGAATCCGGAGCTCAACGCGGTCACCCTGCCCGCCCTCGAGCAGGCGCGGGCGCGCGCCGCCGCCGCCGATCTGCCGCGCGGGCCGTTCCACGGCGTGCCCTTCCTGATGAAGGACCTCGGCGGCATCGAGGGCGGGCGCCCCTACACCGCCGGCATGCGCTGCCTGAAGGACGCCAACTGGACCGAGACCACCAACGCCTACCTCACCGACAAGCTTCTCGCCGCCGGTCTGGTCATTCTCGGCCGCACCAACACCCCCGAGCTCGGGCTGCTGCCCACCACCGAGCCGGCGGCGTTCGGCGCGACGCGCAATCCGTGGCAGCCGTCGCACAGCCCCGGCGGGTCGAGCGGCGGCTCGGCGGCGGCGGTCGCGGCCGGCATCGTGCCGGCGGCCCACGCCAGCGACGGCGGCGGCTCGATCCGCATCCCCGCGGCGCACTGCGGCCTGGTCGGCCTCAAGCCGACGCGCGGCCGCAACTCCTTCGGCCCCGGCGCCGGCGAGCGCTGGAACGGCTTCTCGTCCGAATTCGTCGTCACCCGCTCGGTGCGCGACGCGGCGGCGCTGCTCGACGTCACCAACGGCGCGATGCCGGGCGACCCCTACGCGGCGGCGCCGCCGTCGCGCCCGTACACGGCGGCGCTGCAGACGCCGCCGCGCCGCCTGCGCGTCGGGTTGATGCGCAGCGCGCCGCCCGATCGCGGCTTCGCGCTGCATCCGGAGTGCCGCGCCACCGCCGAGCGCGCCGCGCAGCTCCTCGAATCGCTCGGGCATGTCGTCGAGGTGGCGCATCCGCCGGCGCTCGACGATGTCGGTCCGCTGCAACAGTTCGTCACCGTGGTCGCCGCCAACATCGCGCGTCTGCTCGACGCCACCGGCGACAAGCTCGGCCGCGCGCTGACCCCCGACGACGTCGAGCCGCTCACCTGGGCGATCGGCGAACGCGGCCGCCAGCTCTCCGCCGCCCAGCTCCTCGCCGCCCTCGAGGCGGTGCACGGCTTCGGCCGCGCCCTCGCGGCGTGGTGGCGGGACGGCTTCGACCTGCTCCTGACCCCGACCACCGCGCAACCGCCGCCGCCGCTCGGGCATCTGTGCTCGCCGCCCGACCAACCGTTCCTCGGCTTCATGCGCTCCGCGCCCTACGGCGCCTACACCTCGGCCTTCAACCTGTCCGGCCAGCCGGCGATCTCGCTGCCGCTGGGCTGGACCGCCGACGGTCTTCCGCTCGGCGCCCAGCTCGTCGCCGCCACCGGCGGCGAGGACCTGCTGCTGCAGGTCGCAGCGCAGCTCGAGGAGGCCGCGCCGTGGGCCGGGCGGCGACCACCGGTCCACGCCTGA
- a CDS encoding SRPBCC domain-containing protein: MNGITWPPRFAPANCPVHVRNELAIAATPERVWHWLVRAPDWPRWYVNAADVRFLSGAPPDLAAGTRFRWRTFGVRIESTVREWEPPTRLAWDARGIGVEAYHAWLITPTADGCHVCTEETQHGGLARLGALLMPRRMWRYHQIWLESLRARALSGPPA, from the coding sequence GTGAACGGCATCACCTGGCCGCCGCGTTTCGCGCCGGCCAACTGCCCGGTCCACGTCCGCAACGAGCTGGCGATCGCCGCCACGCCGGAACGCGTCTGGCACTGGTTGGTGCGCGCCCCGGACTGGCCGCGCTGGTACGTCAATGCCGCCGACGTGCGCTTCCTCTCTGGCGCGCCGCCCGATCTCGCCGCCGGCACGCGCTTCCGCTGGCGGACCTTCGGCGTGCGCATCGAGTCGACGGTGCGCGAGTGGGAGCCGCCGACGCGCCTCGCCTGGGACGCGCGCGGCATCGGCGTCGAGGCCTACCACGCCTGGCTGATCACCCCGACCGCCGACGGCTGCCACGTGTGCACCGAGGAGACGCAGCACGGCGGCCTGGCGCGCCTCGGCGCCCTGCTCATGCCGCGCCGCATGTGGCGCTACCACCAGATCTGGCTCGAGAGTCTGCGCGCCCGCGCTCTCAGCGGGCCACCGGCGTGA
- the dauA gene encoding C4-dicarboxylic acid transporter DauA, producing MSSRRESLRPVARQTPRDGDLPLAIAIRRALASGYDTAALRADLLAGAVVGIVALPLSMALAIAVGVPPQHGLYTAIVAGAIAALCGGSKFQVTGPTAAFVVILAPIVSRHGLSGLLTAGLLAGGLLVAMGAARLGRFVQFIPYPVTSGFTAGIAIVIATLQLKDVLGLAVAKMPDHFPDKVAALWAARGSASLAELAVAAATLALLLAVPKLVRRVPAPLIALGAMALAAWALGLPVDTLGTRFHTVVGDRTFPGIPPLPPTPALPWGATPLSLGLIRELLPAAFAIAMLGAIESLLSAVVADGMTGKRHDPDAELVGQGLANLVAPFFGGIAATGALARTATSIRAGARSPIAALVHAAVVLVSMVLLAPLLAYLPMASLAALLLLVAWNMAELRHIAHMLRVAPRSDVFVLVVCLVLTVVFDMVVAVTVGIVLAALLLMRRMAEITRSRVLQEDDGGETSYAIPPGVALYEIAGVLFFGAAEQAMKALGAIGGDIRVVVLGLGRVSVIDASGLVALESALERLRRDRKFVIITGPLPEPRRVFERAELEANLDHVLFADDLAAGLQIAADLAALNPDWNSARLGAAAP from the coding sequence ATGTCCAGCCGCCGCGAATCGCTGCGACCGGTCGCGCGGCAGACCCCGCGCGACGGCGACCTGCCACTCGCCATCGCCATCCGCCGCGCGCTCGCCAGCGGCTACGACACCGCCGCGCTGCGCGCCGACCTGCTCGCCGGCGCGGTGGTCGGCATCGTCGCGCTGCCGTTGTCCATGGCGCTGGCGATCGCCGTCGGGGTGCCGCCGCAGCACGGGCTCTACACCGCCATCGTCGCCGGCGCGATCGCGGCGCTGTGCGGCGGCTCCAAGTTCCAGGTCACGGGACCGACGGCGGCGTTCGTCGTCATCCTGGCGCCGATCGTCAGCCGCCACGGCCTCTCCGGCCTGCTCACCGCCGGCCTGCTCGCCGGCGGGTTGCTGGTCGCCATGGGCGCCGCCCGCCTCGGCCGCTTCGTCCAGTTCATTCCCTATCCGGTCACCAGCGGCTTCACCGCCGGCATCGCCATCGTCATCGCCACGCTGCAGCTCAAGGACGTGCTCGGCCTCGCGGTGGCGAAGATGCCCGACCATTTTCCCGACAAGGTGGCGGCGCTGTGGGCGGCGCGTGGCAGCGCCTCGCTCGCCGAGCTCGCGGTCGCCGCCGCGACCCTGGCGCTGCTGCTCGCCGTGCCGAAGCTGGTGCGCCGGGTCCCGGCGCCGCTGATCGCCCTCGGCGCGATGGCGCTGGCCGCCTGGGCCCTCGGGCTGCCGGTCGACACCCTCGGCACCCGCTTCCACACCGTGGTCGGCGACCGCACCTTCCCCGGCATCCCGCCGCTGCCGCCGACGCCGGCGCTGCCGTGGGGCGCGACGCCCCTGAGCCTCGGCCTGATACGCGAGCTGCTGCCGGCCGCGTTCGCGATCGCCATGCTGGGCGCCATCGAGTCGCTGCTCTCGGCGGTGGTCGCCGACGGCATGACCGGCAAGCGCCACGATCCCGACGCCGAGCTGGTCGGCCAGGGGCTCGCCAACCTCGTGGCGCCGTTCTTCGGCGGCATCGCCGCCACCGGCGCGCTGGCGCGCACCGCCACCAGCATCCGCGCCGGCGCCCGCTCGCCGATCGCCGCCCTGGTTCACGCGGCGGTGGTGCTGGTGTCGATGGTCCTGCTGGCGCCGCTGCTCGCCTACCTGCCGATGGCGTCGCTGGCGGCCCTGCTGCTGCTGGTCGCCTGGAACATGGCCGAGCTGCGCCACATCGCCCACATGCTGCGTGTCGCGCCGCGCAGCGACGTCTTCGTGCTCGTCGTCTGCCTGGTCCTCACCGTCGTCTTCGACATGGTGGTCGCGGTGACCGTCGGCATCGTGCTCGCCGCGCTGCTGCTGATGCGGCGCATGGCGGAGATCACCCGCTCGCGCGTCCTGCAGGAGGACGACGGCGGCGAGACCTCCTACGCCATCCCGCCCGGCGTCGCCCTCTACGAGATCGCCGGCGTGCTGTTCTTCGGCGCCGCCGAACAGGCGATGAAGGCGCTCGGCGCCATCGGCGGCGACATCAGGGTGGTGGTGCTCGGCCTCGGCCGCGTGTCGGTGATCGACGCCAGCGGCCTGGTGGCGCTCGAGAGCGCGCTCGAGCGGCTGCGGCGCGACCGCAAGTTCGTCATCATCACCGGCCCGCTGCCCGAGCCGCGGCGCGTCTTCGAGCGCGCCGAGTTGGAGGCCAACCTCGACCACGTGCTGTTCGCCGACGACCTGGCGGCCGGCCTGCAGATCGCCGCCGACCTCGCCGCCCTCAACCCGGACTGGAACAGCGCCCGCCTCGGCGCGGCGGCGCCCTGA
- a CDS encoding type II toxin-antitoxin system PemK/MazF family toxin — MPSTTTCDRGAIALVRFVFADEEGAKRRPVLILSGDEYHAGRQEVVVAAVTSNLARLLPGDLQLDEWKVAGLPKPSVVTGILRTIKRGMIERTIGRIATRDLRAYEDRLRRVLML; from the coding sequence ATGCCGTCTACGACGACCTGTGATCGCGGCGCCATCGCGCTCGTTCGTTTCGTGTTTGCCGATGAGGAAGGCGCGAAGCGACGCCCCGTCTTGATCCTCTCGGGCGATGAGTACCACGCCGGGCGTCAGGAGGTTGTCGTCGCGGCGGTCACGAGCAACCTGGCTCGCCTGCTGCCGGGGGATCTCCAACTGGACGAATGGAAGGTCGCGGGTCTTCCGAAGCCATCGGTGGTGACCGGCATCCTCCGGACGATCAAGCGTGGAATGATCGAGCGCACCATAGGCCGGATCGCGACTCGGGATCTGCGCGCCTACGAGGACCGCCTGCGGCGAGTGCTCATGCTCTGA
- a CDS encoding cytochrome P450, translating into MTDTTPVPSKGQAGADPWAIPLERIDVSDSELFETDTHWGYFERLRREDPVHYCARSDFGPFWSVTRYDDVLHVEKHPEIFSSAHSIVLGDPPPEFPLEAGFITMDGARHDAHRKVVQPVAAPRNIGFLEPLMRARIAEILDGLPVGETFDWVDRVSIEVTTCMLATLFDFPYEQRRKLTFWSDMATASPAGVGAVGVTEEERRVALMECLEVFTALREERQHAPASGRIDFVTALATAEATRGLSPMEYLGTLVLLIVGGNDTTRNSISGGVLALNQHPDELAKLRARPELVANMASEIIRWQTPLAYMRRTATRDTELRGKRIARGDKVAMWYVSANRDEDVFAEPNAFRIERENAREHLAFGRGVHFCMGSRIAEMQLRVLWEEILARFRDVEVVGEPVRVRSNFVKGYSRLPVRVHRH; encoded by the coding sequence ATGACCGACACCACTCCCGTTCCGTCCAAGGGCCAGGCCGGCGCCGATCCCTGGGCGATCCCGCTCGAGCGCATCGACGTCTCCGACTCCGAGCTGTTCGAGACCGACACCCACTGGGGCTACTTCGAGCGGCTGCGCCGCGAGGACCCGGTGCACTACTGCGCGCGCAGCGACTTCGGGCCCTTTTGGTCGGTGACCCGCTACGACGACGTCCTGCACGTCGAGAAGCATCCGGAGATCTTCTCCTCGGCGCACAGCATCGTGCTCGGCGACCCGCCCCCCGAGTTCCCCCTCGAGGCCGGCTTCATCACCATGGACGGCGCCCGACACGACGCGCACCGCAAGGTGGTGCAGCCGGTGGCGGCGCCGCGCAACATCGGCTTCCTCGAGCCGCTGATGCGGGCCCGCATCGCGGAGATCCTCGACGGGCTGCCGGTCGGCGAGACCTTCGACTGGGTCGATCGCGTGTCGATCGAGGTGACGACCTGCATGCTCGCGACGCTGTTCGACTTCCCCTACGAGCAGCGCCGCAAGCTGACCTTCTGGTCGGACATGGCGACCGCCAGCCCCGCCGGCGTCGGCGCCGTCGGCGTCACCGAGGAGGAGCGCCGCGTCGCCCTGATGGAGTGCCTCGAGGTCTTCACGGCGCTGAGGGAGGAGCGCCAGCACGCGCCGGCCAGCGGTCGCATCGATTTCGTCACCGCCCTGGCGACCGCCGAGGCGACGCGCGGACTGTCGCCGATGGAGTACCTCGGCACGCTGGTGCTGCTCATCGTCGGCGGCAACGATACGACGCGCAACTCCATCTCCGGCGGCGTCCTCGCCCTCAACCAGCACCCCGACGAGCTCGCCAAGCTGCGCGCCCGCCCGGAGCTGGTCGCCAACATGGCGAGCGAGATCATCCGCTGGCAGACGCCGCTGGCCTACATGCGCCGCACCGCCACGCGCGACACCGAACTGCGCGGCAAGCGCATCGCCCGCGGCGACAAGGTGGCGATGTGGTACGTGTCGGCCAACCGCGACGAGGACGTCTTCGCCGAGCCGAACGCCTTCCGCATCGAGCGCGAGAACGCCCGCGAGCACCTCGCCTTCGGACGCGGCGTCCACTTCTGCATGGGCAGCCGCATCGCCGAGATGCAGCTCCGCGTCCTCTGGGAGGAGATCCTCGCGCGCTTCCGCGACGTCGAGGTGGTCGGCGAGCCGGTGCGCGTGCGCTCGAACTTCGTCAAGGGCTACAGCCGCCTGCCGGTGCGCGTCCACCGCCACTGA
- a CDS encoding nuclear transport factor 2 family protein — MARYLRSDEHRMPAALVACVRAFAARDLAAVRATLPDDFALDDRRRIGFGRIEGADAYMASLAALLELSPDARISTRYGVVAAGHGRVVVMCSRIPASLLEAELSNLDPAAWRADSSRELGYQPPARDAAGP, encoded by the coding sequence TTGGCGCGCTACCTGCGCAGCGACGAGCACCGCATGCCGGCGGCGCTGGTGGCGTGCGTGCGTGCCTTCGCGGCGCGCGATCTCGCCGCCGTGCGCGCCACGCTGCCGGACGACTTCGCGCTCGACGACCGTCGCCGCATCGGCTTCGGGCGGATCGAGGGCGCCGATGCCTACATGGCCTCGCTGGCGGCCCTGCTGGAGCTGAGCCCCGACGCGCGCATCAGCACGCGCTATGGGGTGGTCGCGGCCGGGCACGGACGGGTCGTCGTGATGTGCTCGCGGATCCCTGCGTCACTGCTCGAGGCCGAGCTCTCCAATCTCGATCCAGCCGCGTGGCGCGCGGATAGCTCACGGGAACTGGGCTACCAACCCCCCGCCCGCGACGCCGCCGGGCCGTGA
- a CDS encoding AAA family ATPase — MICTNCGKACREGARFCGDCGAALVARCPSCGAERAAGARFCDACGAPLTAAEAGARKVVTIVFADLAGSTALHERLDAESARRLMERYYAALRGAVEAHGGTVVKLLGDGVMAAFGIRRVAEDDALRAVRAGVAMQDAFRLLVRDQAGLGAVGLRVAVNSGEMVVGGADDDLIGDPVNVAARLQEQGRDGDVVVGEATHRLVAARITLAPLGSVPLKGRAGSVAAYRVVSLAPPAGATAAPFVGRADELARLDAVYADAVAAPATRLAVLLGSPGLGKSRLMDELGRRRGEAAIRLAAHCDAAGGATFAPLVAALRAHLGIADGATVVAVRAAVEGALAGDDGERARIAGGVAALLAGAPPPPQETFFVVRRFLAGLAAASPVMLLIDDLHWAEPLLLDLVEHLVQWGGGVPLFVLVGARPELRELRSTLAAPGALVAEVVILAGLDAGAATRLAANVIGAADLPAAVAAKVLATSEGNPLFVGELVRMLVQEGALAREGERWIVGAGLAALEMPPTIHALLAARIERLRPEERQVLERAAVVGRHFSRGAVAALLQIGAADLDARLESLRRSELIERDASWLLGEPALRFHHVLIRDAAYRRLLKGTRAALHARLADWIEAQVGDAAEHDETIGWHLEQAHQLLAELGPLDAAATALGGRAATRLAAAGRRALAGDDVALAAALLGRALARLDAGDPGRADLLLDWCEALLSAGDVGPAAQAIAELQRLVASAPGPGAEPAGAADDAIPLRPRAANSRLAAWHTCFAGQLTVLTAPQALQATAAAVAAAAATLAAVDDAAGEAKAHSVHAQALARLGQVGACEAALDTALAAARRAGDRRRANAVLAGAPLAALWGPSPVPRASGRCLDVVRVLRITQGAPAVEAVALSCQGVLEALRGRTAAARRMLAGARQMVEDLGIAHRLHECDVFAGRVDLLEGDAAGAERRLRSAYDGLRALGLGIDAARAGALLARALLAGDRAAEAEALAHESEALAGDDLQAAIAWHGARAEVLARRGEHAAAIELARAAVAIAAATDALLDHADARRVLAAALRAAGRPADAAAEERRAIALWETKGATLLAERARPREWEGGAVAADATVAPRRAPAGVAPMRRVRANRATAMMARTEAAFAARDLDAVDALLGEAMESVDHPTEAAYGRQGQLESSRRMMRIPGLSFRVEPLATLGDDLALLRRRVSASGAAGGAFDVGAYEMEHVGVVEVDAAGRCGVFETYAPDRLGDAVARLYERYAALLPEGRERDRAAAVARSLALMTGPLERGRIASALAADVELADHRLLGTWSARGLPAALRHVDAWLAVGEAHHGREVDVLASHPAALLLRRLFTGLDRESGGAFEGECLVLWRCGDDGRITHWELFDVDGEDEAFARFDALLDRRDGSTDAGERPSPRSSPADPFANAATRFNERFVRAWRAGDWQAILALHPPPHCADDRRRLMQMQLPADSSMAQLRFLFDVPGSRFAIRPLATRGERLALSHIVYEGEVGGSGGALAIEYLGLDEVDAEGRSAFVVLFDPDAVDAAHAELDRRYDAGEGAVHGGVVTRFIQGVAARDWAGVAALCAPTLVEHDHRRLTGLGTTRGADQWVENNVRVWLDLAPDIVARQTHVRGCARGILAEIALAGSREGGAFALAFVAVIELDAQWRFTRIDVYDVDQLALARARFAELQAAAAAPE; from the coding sequence ATGATCTGCACCAACTGCGGCAAGGCCTGTCGCGAGGGGGCCCGTTTCTGCGGCGACTGCGGCGCGGCGCTGGTTGCGCGCTGTCCGTCGTGCGGCGCCGAGCGCGCGGCCGGGGCGCGGTTCTGCGACGCCTGCGGCGCGCCGCTGACGGCGGCGGAGGCCGGGGCGCGCAAGGTCGTGACCATCGTCTTCGCCGATCTGGCCGGCTCGACGGCGTTGCACGAGCGGCTCGACGCCGAATCGGCGCGCCGCCTGATGGAGCGCTACTACGCGGCGCTGCGCGGCGCCGTCGAGGCGCACGGCGGCACGGTGGTGAAGCTGCTCGGCGACGGCGTCATGGCCGCCTTCGGCATCCGCCGGGTGGCCGAGGACGACGCGCTGCGCGCGGTGCGCGCCGGCGTCGCCATGCAGGATGCCTTCCGCCTGCTGGTGCGCGACCAGGCGGGGCTCGGCGCCGTCGGGCTGCGGGTCGCGGTCAACAGCGGCGAGATGGTGGTCGGCGGCGCCGACGACGACCTCATCGGCGATCCGGTGAACGTCGCCGCCCGGTTGCAGGAGCAGGGGCGCGACGGCGACGTGGTGGTCGGCGAGGCGACGCACCGGCTGGTGGCGGCGCGGATCACCCTCGCGCCGCTCGGCAGCGTGCCCCTCAAGGGCCGCGCCGGGAGCGTCGCCGCCTACCGCGTGGTCTCGCTGGCGCCGCCGGCGGGCGCGACGGCGGCGCCGTTCGTCGGCCGCGCCGACGAGTTGGCGCGTCTCGACGCGGTGTACGCCGACGCGGTGGCCGCGCCGGCCACCCGACTCGCCGTGCTGCTCGGCTCGCCGGGGCTCGGCAAGTCGCGCCTGATGGACGAGCTCGGCCGCCGCCGCGGCGAGGCGGCGATCCGGCTCGCCGCCCACTGCGACGCCGCCGGCGGCGCCACCTTCGCGCCCCTGGTGGCGGCGCTGCGGGCCCACCTCGGGATCGCGGACGGCGCCACGGTGGTGGCGGTGCGCGCCGCGGTGGAGGGGGCGCTGGCCGGCGACGACGGCGAGCGCGCCCGCATCGCCGGCGGCGTCGCCGCCCTGCTCGCCGGCGCGCCGCCACCGCCGCAGGAGACCTTCTTCGTCGTCCGCCGCTTTCTCGCCGGGCTCGCCGCCGCGTCGCCGGTGATGCTGCTCATCGACGACCTGCACTGGGCCGAGCCCCTGCTGCTCGACCTCGTCGAGCATCTGGTGCAGTGGGGCGGCGGCGTGCCGTTGTTCGTGCTGGTCGGCGCCCGCCCCGAGCTGCGCGAGCTGCGCTCGACGCTGGCCGCCCCGGGCGCCCTGGTCGCCGAGGTCGTCATCCTCGCCGGCCTCGACGCCGGCGCCGCCACGCGCCTGGCGGCGAACGTCATCGGCGCCGCCGACCTGCCCGCCGCGGTCGCCGCCAAGGTGCTGGCCACCAGCGAGGGCAACCCGCTCTTCGTCGGCGAGCTGGTGCGCATGCTGGTACAGGAGGGCGCGCTCGCCCGCGAGGGCGAGCGCTGGATCGTCGGCGCCGGCCTGGCGGCGCTGGAGATGCCGCCGACCATCCACGCCCTGCTCGCCGCCCGCATCGAGCGCCTGCGCCCCGAGGAGCGCCAAGTGCTGGAGCGCGCCGCCGTCGTCGGCCGCCACTTCTCGCGCGGCGCGGTCGCGGCGCTGCTGCAGATCGGCGCCGCCGATCTCGACGCGCGGCTCGAATCGCTGCGCCGCAGCGAGCTGATCGAACGCGATGCCAGTTGGCTGCTCGGCGAGCCGGCGCTGCGCTTCCACCACGTGCTGATCCGCGACGCCGCCTATCGCCGCCTGCTCAAGGGCACGCGCGCCGCGCTGCACGCACGCCTCGCCGACTGGATCGAGGCCCAGGTCGGCGACGCCGCCGAGCACGACGAGACCATCGGCTGGCACCTCGAGCAGGCGCATCAGCTCCTCGCCGAGCTCGGCCCGCTCGACGCCGCCGCCACCGCGCTCGGCGGGCGGGCCGCGACGCGCCTCGCCGCCGCCGGCCGTCGCGCCCTCGCCGGCGACGATGTCGCGCTCGCCGCCGCCCTCCTCGGCCGCGCCCTCGCCCGCCTGGACGCCGGCGACCCAGGCCGCGCCGATCTGCTGCTGGACTGGTGCGAGGCGCTGCTGTCGGCCGGCGACGTGGGACCGGCGGCGCAGGCGATCGCCGAGCTGCAGCGGCTCGTCGCGTCGGCGCCGGGACCGGGGGCGGAGCCGGCAGGCGCCGCGGACGATGCGATCCCCCTCCGCCCCCGCGCCGCCAATTCCCGCCTCGCCGCCTGGCACACCTGCTTCGCCGGCCAGCTCACCGTCCTCACCGCGCCGCAGGCGCTGCAGGCGACCGCCGCCGCGGTGGCCGCCGCGGCGGCCACCCTGGCGGCGGTCGACGATGCCGCCGGCGAGGCCAAAGCCCATTCCGTGCACGCCCAGGCGCTGGCGCGCCTCGGCCAGGTCGGCGCCTGCGAGGCGGCGCTCGATACGGCGCTCGCCGCGGCGCGCCGCGCCGGCGACCGCCGCCGCGCCAATGCGGTGCTCGCCGGGGCGCCGCTGGCCGCGCTCTGGGGGCCGAGCCCGGTGCCCCGCGCCAGCGGCCGCTGCCTCGACGTCGTGCGCGTCCTGCGCATCACCCAGGGCGCGCCGGCGGTGGAGGCGGTGGCGTTGAGCTGCCAGGGCGTCCTGGAGGCGCTGCGCGGCCGCACCGCCGCGGCGCGGCGCATGCTCGCCGGCGCGCGCCAGATGGTCGAGGACCTCGGCATCGCCCATCGCCTGCACGAGTGCGACGTCTTCGCCGGCCGCGTCGACCTGCTCGAAGGCGATGCCGCCGGCGCCGAACGCCGGCTGCGCAGCGCCTATGATGGTCTGCGCGCGCTCGGCCTCGGCATCGACGCCGCTCGCGCCGGGGCGCTGCTGGCGCGGGCGCTGCTCGCCGGCGACCGCGCCGCCGAGGCCGAGGCGCTGGCGCACGAGAGCGAAGCGCTCGCCGGGGACGATCTGCAGGCCGCCATCGCCTGGCACGGCGCCCGCGCCGAGGTCCTGGCGCGACGCGGCGAGCACGCCGCGGCGATCGAGCTGGCGCGGGCCGCGGTGGCCATCGCCGCCGCCACCGACGCGCTGCTCGATCACGCCGACGCTCGCCGGGTGCTCGCCGCCGCGCTGCGTGCCGCCGGTCGTCCCGCCGACGCCGCCGCCGAGGAGCGACGCGCCATCGCGCTGTGGGAGACGAAGGGCGCGACGCTGCTGGCGGAACGGGCGCGACCGCGCGAGTGGGAGGGCGGCGCCGTGGCGGCCGATGCGACGGTGGCGCCGCGGCGCGCGCCTGCCGGCGTCGCGCCGATGCGCCGCGTTCGCGCCAACCGCGCCACCGCGATGATGGCACGCACCGAGGCCGCCTTCGCGGCACGCGACCTCGATGCCGTCGATGCGCTGCTCGGCGAGGCGATGGAGAGCGTCGACCACCCGACCGAGGCCGCCTACGGGCGCCAGGGCCAGCTCGAGTCGAGCCGGCGCATGATGCGCATTCCCGGTCTGTCGTTCCGGGTCGAGCCGTTGGCGACGCTCGGCGACGACCTCGCGCTCCTCCGCCGCCGGGTGAGCGCCAGCGGCGCCGCCGGTGGCGCCTTCGACGTCGGCGCCTACGAGATGGAGCACGTCGGGGTCGTCGAGGTCGACGCCGCCGGCCGCTGCGGCGTCTTCGAAACCTACGCCCCGGACCGGCTCGGCGACGCCGTCGCGCGCCTCTACGAGCGCTACGCGGCGCTGCTGCCCGAGGGGCGTGAACGCGATCGCGCCGCGGCGGTCGCCCGATCGCTCGCTCTGATGACCGGGCCCCTGGAGCGCGGGCGCATCGCCTCGGCGCTGGCGGCCGATGTCGAGCTCGCCGATCACCGGCTGCTCGGGACGTGGTCGGCGCGCGGCCTGCCGGCCGCGCTGCGGCACGTCGATGCCTGGCTCGCGGTCGGCGAGGCGCATCATGGCCGTGAAGTCGATGTCCTCGCGTCGCACCCCGCGGCGCTGCTCCTGCGGCGACTGTTCACCGGCCTCGACCGCGAGAGCGGCGGCGCCTTCGAGGGCGAGTGCCTGGTCCTCTGGCGCTGCGGCGACGACGGTCGGATCACGCACTGGGAGCTGTTCGATGTCGACGGCGAGGACGAGGCCTTCGCCCGCTTCGACGCGCTGCTCGACCGCCGCGACGGGAGCACGGACGCGGGCGAGCGGCCGTCGCCGCGATCGTCTCCCGCCGACCCCTTCGCCAACGCCGCGACGCGCTTCAACGAGCGCTTCGTGCGCGCCTGGCGCGCCGGCGACTGGCAGGCGATCCTGGCGCTGCATCCGCCGCCGCACTGCGCCGATGACCGCCGCCGGCTGATGCAGATGCAGTTGCCGGCGGACTCGTCGATGGCGCAGCTCCGCTTCCTCTTCGACGTGCCGGGCAGTCGCTTCGCCATCCGGCCGCTGGCCACGCGCGGCGAACGGCTGGCGCTCAGCCACATCGTCTACGAGGGCGAGGTCGGCGGTAGCGGCGGGGCGCTGGCCATCGAGTATCTCGGCCTCGACGAGGTCGACGCCGAGGGGCGCAGCGCCTTCGTCGTCCTCTTCGATCCCGACGCCGTCGACGCCGCCCACGCGGAGCTCGATCGCCGCTACGATGCGGGCGAGGGGGCGGTCCACGGCGGCGTGGTGACCCGATTCATCCAGGGCGTCGCCGCCCGCGACTGGGCGGGCGTCGCGGCGCTCTGCGCGCCGACCCTGGTCGAGCACGATCACCGCCGCCTCACCGGCCTCGGTACGACGCGCGGCGCCGACCAGTGGGTGGAGAACAACGTCCGCGTCTGGCTCGACCTCGCCCCGGACATCGTCGCCCGCCAGACGCACGTCCGCGGCTGCGCGCGGGGCATCCTGGCGGAGATCGCCCTCGCCGGCTCGCGCGAAGGAGGCGCCTTCGCGCTCGCGTTCGTCGCCGTCATCGAGCTGGACGCGCAGTGGCGGTTCACCCGCATCGACGTCTACGACGTCGATCAACTCGCCTTGGCGCGGGCGCGCTTCGCCGAGCTGCAGGCGGCCGCCGCCGCGCCCGAGTGA